gggctgccttcgcagatagtgctgcctttgcaaggggtattgccttcgcaagtagtactgctttcgcacggagtactgcctttgcaaggagtgctgccttccaaggagtgctcccttcgcaaggagtgctggcttcataaggagtgctgccttcgcaaggagtgctgcgttcactaggagtgctgccttcacagggagtgccgccttcgcaagggATGGTGCCTACACAcggggtgctgcctttgcaaggagtgttccttcgcaaggagtgctgccttcccaaggagtgctgccttcgcaaggagtgctgccttcacaaggagtgctgccttcgcaaggaagactaccttcgcagggagtgctgcctttccagggagtgctgccttcgcaaggagtggtgcctacaaacgtagtgctgccttcgcacagagtgctaattttgcacagagttttgccttcgcacggagtgccgccttcgcacgtagtgctgtccTTACACAGAGTGCtaacttcgcaaggagtgctgccttctcaaggactAATGCCTACGCAAGGAGTACTGCCGTCGAAGGAGTGTtcccttcacaaggagtgctgcctttgcgcggagtgctgcctttgcacagagtgctgccttcgcaaggagggctgccttcgcagtgattgctgccttcacagggagtgctgccttcacaaggagtggtgccttcgcaaggagtgctgcgttcgctaggagagctgccttcacagggagtgctgccttcgcaagggatggtgcctacgcacggagtgctgccttcgcacggagtgcttccttcacaaggaatgctgccttcgctatgagtgctgccttcgctaggagtgctgcctatgcagggagtgctgccttcgcaaggggtggtgcctttgcgcagagtgctgccttcgctaggtgtgctgccttcgctaggtgtgctgccttcgcacggagtgctgccttcgcacggagtgcttccttcacaaggaatgctgccttcgctatgagtgctgcctttgcacggagtgctgcctttgcacagagtgctgccttcgcaaggagtgctgccttcccatggagtgctgccttcgaaatgagtgctgccatcgcaggagtgctcccttcgcaaagagggctgccttcgcaaggattgctgccgtcacagggagtgctgccttcgcaaggggtggtgccttcgcaagtagtgctgccttcgcaagtagtgctgccttcgcagggagtactgcctttgctagGAGAGCTGCCGTCcagggagtgctgctttcgcaaatagtgctgccttcgcaaggagtgctgccttcgcaaggagggctgccttcgcaaggagggctggcttcgcagggagtgctgcctttgctgggagtgctgcctttgcaaggagaggTGACTAcccacgtagtgctgccttcgcacagactgCTAatattgcacagagtgctgcctttgcacggagtgtagctttcgcacgtagtgctgcctttccaaagagtgctgccttcgcaagtagtgctgcctttgcaaggaatgctgcctttgcaaggagtgctgccttccaagaagTGCTgcgtttgcaaggagtgctgccttcacaaggtgtgttgcctttgcatggagtgttgccttcacaaggagtgctgccttcgcaagcagtgcagcctttgcatgttgtgctgcctttgcacagagtgctgccttcgcaaggagtgctgccttcgcaaggagtgctgccttcgcaaggagtgctgcctttgcaaggagtgctgccttcgcaaggagtgctgctttccaataagtgctgccttcgcaaggagtgctgccgtcgcaaggagtgctgccttagcaaggagtgctcccttcgcaaggagtgctcctttcgcaaggagtgctgccttcgcacggagtgctgcctttgcacagagtgctgcctttgcacagagtgctgcctttgcacagagtgctgcctttgcaaggagtgctgcctttgcaaggagtgctgcctttgcacagagttctgattcgcagggagtgctgcttccccaaggagtgctgccttcactaggagtgctgcctttgcagggagtgctgcatttgcaagaagtgctgccttcgctagaagtgctgccttcgctaggattgtTGCCTACGCTAGaaatgctgccttcgcacgtagtgctgccttcgcacggagtgttgcctttgtacagattgctgccttcgcaaggagtgctgccttcgcaaggagtgctgccttcgcaaggagtgctgccttcgcaaggagtgctgccttcgcaacgagtgctgccctcgcaaggagtactgccttcgctaggagtgctgccttcactagcagtgctgccttcgcagggggtgctgccttcgcaaggggtggtgctttgcaaggagggatgccttcgcaaggagggctgccttcgcagggagtgctgccttcgcaaggggtggtgccttcgcaagtagtgctgcttttgcagggagtactgcctttgcaaggagtgctcccttgcaAGGagagcttccttcgcaaggagtgctgccttcgcaaggagtgctgccttcgcaaggagtgctgccttcgcaaggagtgctgccttcgcaaggagtgctaccttcgcaaggactgctgccttcgctaggagtgctgcctttgcacagagttctgccttcgcaaggagtgctgccttcgcccggagtgctgccttcgcaaggactgctgccttcgcaaggagtgctgccttcgcaaggagagctaccttcacagggagtgctgccttcgcaaggagtgctgccttcgcaaggagtgttgccttcgcaaggagtgctgcctttgcatggagtgctgccttcacaaggagtgctgccttcgcaaggagtgctgccttcgcaaggagtgctgccttcgcaaggagtgctgccttcgcaaggagtgctgccttcgcaaggagtgctccctttcgcacggagtgctgcctttgcacagagtgctgccttcgcaaggagtgctgcctttgcacagtgtactgccttcgcaaggagtgcagcttccgcacggtgtgcagccttcgctaggattgctgccttcacagggagtgctgccttcgctaggattgctgccttcgcaaggagtgctgccttcccaacgagtgctgccttcgctaggattgctgccttcgctaggagtgctgcctttgctaggagtgctgcctttgctaggagtgctgcctttgcacggagtgctggcttcgctaggagtgctgccttctctaggagtgctgcctttgctaggagtgctgcctttgcacggagtgctggcttcgcacggagtgctgcctttgcaaggagtgctgccttcgcaaggagtgctgccttcacaaggagtgctgcctttgcgcagtgtactgccttcgcaaggactgcagcTTTCGCAcggtgtgcagccttcgctagtattgctgccttcacagggagtgctgccttcgctaggattgctgccttcgcaaggagtgctgccttcacaacgagtgctgccttcgctagtagtgctgccttcgctaggagtgctgccttcactaggagtgctgcctttgcacggagtgctggcttcgctaggagtgctgccttcgctaggagtgctgcctttgctaggagtgctgcctttgaacggagtgctggcttcgcacggagtgctgccttcgcaaggagtgctgccttcgcaaggagtgctgccttcgcaaggagtgctgccttcacaaggagtgctgccttcgcaagcagtgcagcctttgcatgttgtgctgcctttgcacagagtgctgccttcgcaaggagtactgccttcgcaaggagtgctgcctttgcaaggagtgctgccttcgcaaggagtgctgctttccaagaagtgctgccttcgcaaggagtgctgccttcgcaaggagtgctgccttagcaaggagtgctcccttcgcaaggagtgctcctttcgcaaggagtgctgccttcgcacggagtgctgcctttgcacagagtgctgcctctgcacagagtgctgcctttgcaaggagtgctgcctttgcaaggagtgctgccttcgcacagagttctGATTTGCAGGGATTGCTGCTTcaccaaggagtgctgccttcgctaggagtgctgccttcgcaaggagtgctgccttcgcaagaagtgctgccttcgcaaggagtgctaccttcgcaaggactgctgccttcgctaggagtgctgcctttgcacagagttctgccttcgcaaggattgctgccttcgcccggagtgctgccttcgcaaggagggctgccttcgcagggagtgctgccttcgcaaggggtggtgccatCACAAGTAGTGCTGcttttgcagggagtactgcctttgcaaggagtcctCCCTTGCAAGGagagcttccttcgcaaggagtgctgccttcgcaaggagtgctgccttcgctaggagtgctgccttcgcaagaagtgctgccttcgcaaggagtgctaccttcgcaaggactgctgccttcgctaggagtgctgcctttgcacagagttctgccttcgcaaggagtgctgccttcgcccggagtgctgccttcgcaaggactgctgccttcgcaaggactgctgccttcgcaaggagtgctgccttcgcaaggagggctaccttcacagggagtgctgccttcacaaggagtgctgccttcgcaaggagtgttgccttcgcaaggagtgctgcctttgcatggagtgctgccttcgcaaggagtgctgccttcgaaaggagtgctgccttcgcaaggagtgctgccttcgcaaggagtgctgccttcgcaaggagtcctccctttcgcacggagtgctgcctttgcacagagtgctgccttcgcaaggagtgctgccttcgcccggagtgctgccttcgcaaggactgctgccttcgcaaggactgctgccttcgcaaggagtgctgccttcgcaatgagggctacCTTCAcagggagagctgccttcgcaaggagtgctgccttcgcaaggagtgttgccttcgcaaggagtgctgcctttgcatggagtgctgagttcgcaaggagtgctaccttcgcaaggactgctgccttcgctaggagtgctgcttttgcacagagttctgccttcgcaaggagtgctgccttcgcccggagtgctgccttcgcaaggactgctgcattcgcaaggagtgctgccttcgcaaggagggctaccttcacagggagtgctgccttcgcaaggagtgctgccttcgcaaggagtgttgccttcgcaaggagtgctgcctttgcatggaatgctgccttctcaaggagtgctgccttcgcaacgagtgctgccttcgcatggagtgctgccttcgcaaggagtgctgccttcgcaaggagtgcgccctttcgcacggagtgctgcctttgcacagagtgctgccttcgcaaggagtgctgcctttgcacagtgtactgccttcgcaaggagtgcagctttcgcacggtgtgcagccttcgctaggattgctgccttcacagggagtgctgccttcgctaggattgctgccttcgcaaggagtgctgccttcacaacgagtgctgccttcgctaggagttctgccttcgctaggagtgctgcctttgctaggagtgctgcctttgcacggagtgctggcttcgctaggagtgctgccttagctaggagtgctgcctttgctaggagtgctccctttcgcacggagtgctgcctttgcacagagtgctgccttcgcaaggagtgctgccttcgcccggagtgctgccttcgcaaggactgctgccttcgcaaggactgctgccttcgcaaggagtgctgccttcgcaatgagggctacCTTCAcagggagagctgccttcgcaaggagtgctgccttcgcaaggagtgttgccttcgcaaggagtgctgcctttgcatggagtgctgagttcgcaaggagtgctaccttcgcaaggactgctgccttcgctaggagtgctgcttttgcacagagttctgccttcgcaaggagtgctgccttcgcccggagtgctgccttcgcaaggactgctgccttcgcaaggagtgctgccttcgcaaggagggctaccttcacagggagtgctgccttcgcaaggagtgctgccttcgcaaggagtgttgccttcgcaaggagtgctgcctttgcatggaatgctgccttctcaaggagtgctgccttcgcaacgagtgctgccttcgcatggagtgctgccttcgcaaggagtgctgccttcgcaaggagtgcgccctttcgcacggagtgctgcctttgcacagagtgctgccttcgcaaggagtgctgcctttgcacagtgtactgccttcgcaaggagtgcagctttcgcacggtgtgcagccttcgctaggattgctgccttcacagggagtgctgccttcgctaggattgctgccttcgcaaggagtgctgccttcacaacgagtgctgccttcgctaggagttctgccttcgctaggagtgctgcctttgctaggagtgctgcctttgcacggagtgctggcttcgctaggagtgctgccttagctaggagtgctgcctttgctaggagtgctgcctttgcacggagtgctggcttcgcacggagtgctgccttcgcaaggagtgctgccttcgcaaggagtgctgccttcacaagaagtgctgcattcgcaagcagtgcagcctttgcatgttgtgctgcctttgcacagagtgctgcctgcgcaaggagtgctgccttcgcaaggagtgctgcctttgcaaggagtgctgcattcgcaaggagtgctggtttccaagaagtgctgccttcgcaacgagtgctgccttcgcaaggagtgctgccttagcaaggagtgctcccttcgcaagaagtgctcctttcacaaggagtgctgctttcgcacggagtgctgcctttgcacagagtgctgcctttgcactgagtgctgcctttgcaaggagtgctgcctttgcaagaagtgctgccttcgcacagagttctGACTCGCAGGGATTGCTGCttccccaaggagtgctgccttcgctaggagtgctgcctttgcagggagtgctgcatttgcaagaagtgctgccttcgctagaagtgctgccttcgctaggattgtTGCCTACGCTAGaaatgctgccttcgcacggtgtgTTGCCTTTGTACAGattgctgccatcgcaaggagtgctgccttcgcaaggagtgctgccttcgcaaggagtgctcccttcgcaaggagtgctgccttcgcaaggagtgctgccctcgcaatgagtactgccttcgctaggagtgctgccttcactagcagtgctgccttcgcagggggtgctgccttcgcaaggagtggtgctttgcaaggagggatgccttcgcaaggagtgctgcattcacaaggagtgctgcctccgcaaggagtgctgctttcgcaaggagtggtgccttcgcaaggagtgttgccttcgcaaggagtgctgcattcacaaggagtgctgccttcgcaaggagtgctgcattcacaaggagtgctgcctccgcaaggagtgctgctttcgcaaggagtgctgccttagctaggagtgctgtcctcacaaggagggctgccttcgcaaggagagctgccttcgcagggagtgctgccttcacatagggtaatgccttcgcagggagtgctgccttcgcaaggggtggtgccttcgcaaggagtgttgccttcgcaaggagtgctgcattcacaaggagtgctgcctccgcaaggagtgctgctttcgcaaggagtgctgccttcgcaaggagtgctgccttcgcaatgagggctgcctttgcatggagtggtgccttcgcaaggagtgctgccttc
Above is a window of Schistocerca cancellata isolate TAMUIC-IGC-003103 chromosome 11, iqSchCanc2.1, whole genome shotgun sequence DNA encoding:
- the LOC126108146 gene encoding uncharacterized protein LOC126108146, which translates into the protein MRATFTGRAAFARSAAFARSVAFARSAAFAWSAEFARSATFARTAAFARSAAFAQSSAFARSAAFARSAAFARTAAFARSAAFARRATFTGSAAFARSAAFARSVAFARSAAFAWNAAFSRSAAFATSAAFAWSAAFARSAAFARSAPFRTECCLCTECCLRKECCLCTVYCLRKECSFRTVCSLR
- the LOC126108147 gene encoding uncharacterized protein LOC126108147; amino-acid sequence: MAALLANAALLAKAVLLAKAALLADAALPAKAALLAKAPLHAKAALIAKAALLAKAALLAKAALLAEAALLVNAALLAKATLLAKAPPLAKAALPAKALPYVKAALPAKAALLAKAALLVRTALLAKAALLAKAALLAEAALLVNAALLAKAALLVNAALLAKATLLAKAPLLAKAALLAEAALLVNAALLAKASLLAKHHSLRRQHPLRRQHC